A DNA window from Microcystis aeruginosa NIES-843 contains the following coding sequences:
- a CDS encoding transposase: MRGINCLLTGLDHFFSDYVHLIIDYKPDIALSKLIANLKTVGSSVCLMQWTGL, translated from the coding sequence ATTCGAGGGATAAATTGCCTATTAACAGGTCTAGATCACTTTTTTTCGGATTACGTTCACCTGATTATCGATTACAAGCCTGACATCGCTTTATCCAAGTTAATTGCTAACCTTAAAACAGTTGGTTCTTCGGTTTGTCTTATGCAATGGACGGGGTTATAA
- a CDS encoding Uma2 family endonuclease, with amino-acid sequence MTQPLTPPVIDWEEPPIPPEDLIFDDGEPLETHRHRKAMNVLIDSIEQAYQDREDFFVGGNMFIYFSRERVFNKDFRGPDFFVVLDIDGSYKRQGWVVWNENGRYPDVIVELMSESTAKIDLITKKKLYERTFRCSQYFVYNPFDATSLQGWALDQNQCYQEIIPDHRGWLWCQRLGLWLGVWMGSIQREEAPWLRFYDLDGNLILLPAELAEIERQNAEIERQRAQAASQQAESERQRAERLAAQLRQLGINPDETP; translated from the coding sequence ATGACTCAACCCCTCACTCCTCCAGTTATCGATTGGGAAGAACCACCCATTCCCCCTGAAGACTTGATTTTTGATGATGGAGAACCTTTGGAAACGCACCGTCACCGCAAGGCCATGAATGTGTTAATCGATTCTATCGAACAAGCCTATCAGGATCGAGAGGACTTTTTTGTTGGCGGTAATATGTTTATTTACTTTAGCCGTGAGCGGGTTTTTAATAAAGATTTTCGTGGCCCGGATTTTTTCGTTGTCCTCGATATCGATGGTAGTTATAAACGACAAGGATGGGTGGTTTGGAACGAAAACGGACGTTATCCCGATGTGATCGTAGAATTAATGTCAGAAAGCACCGCAAAAATCGATTTAATTACCAAAAAAAAACTCTATGAGCGGACTTTTCGCTGTTCCCAATACTTCGTTTATAATCCCTTTGATGCCACTTCCCTGCAAGGTTGGGCTTTAGACCAAAATCAATGCTATCAAGAAATTATTCCCGATCACCGCGGTTGGTTATGGTGTCAACGTTTGGGATTATGGTTAGGAGTCTGGATGGGCAGCATCCAACGAGAAGAAGCCCCTTGGCTGCGTTTTTATGACCTAGACGGCAATTTAATCCTCCTACCTGCGGAATTAGCCGAAATAGAACGTCAGAACGCTGAAATTGAACGTCAACGCGCCCAGGCAGCCTCTCAACAGGCCGAAAGCGAACGTCAACGGGCGGAACGTTTAGCGGCGCAATTACGGCAATTAGGCATAAATCCCGATGAAACCCCGTAA
- the ahr gene encoding NADPH-dependent aldehyde reductase Ahr, which produces MIRAYAAREKGGKLEPFDYDPGILADEDVEIAVEYCGICHSDLSMLDNDWGLTTYPFVPGHEVVGTIAALGAKVKELKLGQRVGLGWFSRSCSTCETCMSGDQNLCATAEGTIVGRHGGFADRVRAHHSWLVPLGNQLDAAKAGPLFCGGITVFNPIVQFNIKPTARVGVIGIGGLGHIALKFLKAWGCEVTAFSSSPDKETEAKELGATHFINSRDPEALQSVQNYFDFIISTVNVNLDWGLYIACLRPKGRLHIVGAVLEPMATYAFPLIMGQKSISGSPLGSPSTINKMIEFASRHGIEPVTEIYPISQVNEAMEKLRTGQPKYRLVLQIK; this is translated from the coding sequence ATGATTAGAGCCTATGCTGCCCGAGAAAAAGGGGGAAAACTAGAGCCTTTTGACTACGATCCGGGTATATTAGCGGATGAAGATGTAGAAATCGCGGTGGAATATTGCGGCATTTGCCACAGTGACCTAAGTATGCTCGATAACGATTGGGGACTGACCACCTATCCCTTTGTCCCCGGTCATGAGGTGGTCGGTACAATCGCCGCTCTTGGTGCTAAAGTCAAAGAATTAAAATTAGGGCAAAGAGTCGGTCTGGGTTGGTTTTCCCGTTCCTGTTCCACCTGTGAAACTTGTATGTCGGGGGATCAAAACCTTTGTGCTACTGCCGAAGGAACTATCGTCGGTCGCCATGGCGGTTTTGCCGACAGAGTCCGCGCTCATCATAGTTGGTTAGTTCCCCTGGGGAACCAGTTAGATGCTGCTAAAGCTGGCCCGCTTTTTTGTGGTGGTATTACCGTCTTTAATCCCATTGTCCAATTTAATATTAAACCCACGGCCCGAGTTGGTGTCATTGGTATTGGTGGATTGGGCCATATAGCCTTAAAATTCCTCAAAGCTTGGGGCTGCGAAGTAACCGCTTTTTCCAGTAGTCCCGACAAAGAAACAGAAGCAAAAGAACTAGGCGCGACTCATTTTATCAATTCCAGAGACCCCGAAGCTTTGCAATCGGTACAAAATTACTTTGATTTCATTATCTCTACCGTTAACGTTAATCTCGATTGGGGTCTTTATATCGCCTGTTTACGTCCCAAGGGTCGTCTGCACATTGTTGGGGCTGTTCTTGAACCCATGGCTACCTATGCTTTTCCCTTGATTATGGGTCAAAAATCGATTTCTGGCAGTCCTTTGGGTAGTCCCAGTACCATCAATAAAATGATCGAATTTGCCTCCCGCCATGGCATTGAACCGGTGACAGAAATCTATCCTATCTCCCAGGTGAATGAAGCTATGGAAAAATTGAGAACTGGACAACCTAAATATCGCCTCGTCTTACAAATAAAATAA